DNA from Candidatus Lernaella stagnicola:
CCCGCCGGCGGCGTTCTCGCCGCAGGAATCGATTGCCCCAACGTACGCGACCTGGTGAAGGAAGCCTCTTGCGAAGTCGTTTCCTTCGGTTTCGCACCCGACGCCCGTGTCGGCGGCGAAATACTCGCCGTGTCCCCCGCGGGCATGCGTTTTGTCTTGCGCGTCGACGGAGAAGAGCGCGGCCCCTTCGAATCCGTTCTCTCCGGCAAACACAACCTGCTCAACCTTATGGGCGTTTACATTTTGGCGCGGCGGCTTGGCGTCTCGGACGCCGGTTTCGCTGACGGCTTGGCGACCTTTCGCGGCATCAAGCGGCGACAGCAGGTGATCGGCGAAGCGGCGGGGGTGCTCGTCATCGATGACTTCGCGCACCACCCAACAGCCGTTCGTGTCACGCTGGAAAGCCTGCGCGCCGCGCGACCCGGGCGCAGGCTGGTTACCGTTTTCGAGCCGCGCACCAACACGTCGCGTCGCGCCTTTTTCCAGGAAGAATATGCGAAGGCTTTCGCCGCCGCCGACTTGGCAGTCATCGTTGAAGTGCAGGCCCTGCAAAAGGGGCTGCCCGAGGACGTGTTGGACGTGGCGCGCCTCGTGAGGGAACTCGAGGAGTTAGGCACCAACGCGGTCTATGCCGCCGATTACGACGACGCCCTCCGCATTGTGCTCGAACGTGCGCACGCGGGCGATCAGATTGCGTTTCTATCCAACGGTGGTTTCGGAAAACTGCCACGGCGCGCGGCAGCCGCCTTGTCTGAGAAGGAAATGAACCGTGCCGAATGACCTGGTCGTCGTCGAACAAAACGCCAACGCGCTAGTGGCGGTCGCTTCGCTCGACGGCATAGCCGGGGCGGCGATTTGGGCGCACCAACTTTCGCCGCTCAAGGCTTTTCTCTTCGCAGCCGAGGGCGCGGTTGGTCACACACTATCAGCGCCGGCGTTGGGTCCGGATGCCGGCATCAAGGCGCTCCATTTCATCGGTCTGCCACTCATGGCCGAGGACATGGAGGCCCTGCGGAAGCTTATCGATCGGCCGGATTTTACCGAGGTTCGTTGGCTGGACCATCATTACCTCCACGCCGATCACGTATCGCTAATGCAGCGTCACGGCGTGCGAATCATCAACGACACGCGCGTCGGTTCGAGCACGCGTCTTCTCCTGGACTCGCTATCCGAGCCTCCTGAGTGGGGCGGGCACGTATATCGCGCGCTCGAAGCGGGTATCGAAGCCGCGGGCGATCCTTGGCGGCAATGGCTGCTCGTGTTTCTGGCGGTGCGCGAAAGTCCCTTCGATATCAGACATGCGATTGCGCCACTGATTGATGAACGTTTCGAGGCTTTCGACCCCGCACTCGTTGAGGCTGGAGAAGAAATATGGCGTCGCATTCGCGCCATGGCGGAGAGCCCCATGCATGAAGTGGAAGCCGGCGGGCTGCGGCTTGTGGTCAGTGGACTTCCTCCTTCGGAACTGAGTACCTACCGCTTGATGATCGAAGCGATTGCCCGGCATCGCGACGCCGACCTGGTGATTGCCGCCTTCGACCGCCAGGCGCGCCTGGTCGTCGCGGCCCCGCGTGTGACGTCAGCGAAGATCGACTTGCTGGAGATCGGAGAGCGTATTGTCTCCGCCGGCTTGAACGTTTTCCACTATGACGCAGGCACGCTATTCATCGACACGGCCGATCTTTCGGTGCCCAAGGCGGTCGACCGAATCATTGCCGTGGTCACGACAGGCGAAGCATAAAAAAAGCGCCGGTCGAAACCGGCGCCGGAATTGCCTGAATTTTTTTCGGTTACCAGATTTCGATATCGACGATGTTGAAGCCCGTCAGGTCGAAGGTATATTCGACGGTCAGATCGACGGCGGAAATACCGTATACCGTGCCGTCGTCGGTCGCGACCCAGATTTCGTTGCGTGTGAAACAGGGCTGCATCGCCACCACACGATCACCGTCGGGTAAGACGATCGGATCGTCCTGCGAGACAACCCAATCGCCGCCGTCGATCGAGTAGGCGTACACGTTCGGGGCTTCGCCGTCACCGATCCAAACCTGTCCGGTGGAGAGGGCAGCCAACGTAGCCATCTTGCCATCCATGTTCACGAAGCCTTCGTGATTCGCCACCTCATAGAAATCAAGTCGCGAACCCGAGCCGGCGTCGTCTCCCGAACTCAGGACGATGGCATAATCCTGGGCGCCTGCGACCTTGATAGGATTCGGCCATTCCACCGACCGCCGTCCGACGATCGCGTTCATCGTATTGCCCGAGCCGTCGATAAAGTAAAGGTAGCCCTCGTTGTAGACGCCACTGCCGGGTTCGGTATTGCTACCCAAGGCCAAAAGGAAGACGTCGTTGACTCCCACGTCCGTGGGGTAGGACAGGTCGTTCAGCAAAATCATGCCGGCCATGTACGAATTCTCCCAGTTGTCTTCGAGCGGCCGGAAAATGGAGAGATCGTGGTTGGTATTCTCGACGATATACAGGTTGTCGTTGTTCTCGATCGCCTCAACGCCGATGTGCGCCGGAAGCAAGGTAACGTTCGAGACTTCCTTGACGTCGTCGGGGTCCAAATCGAACAGGGAGACATAACCTTGCTCGGCGAGCGAGACAATCGCGCCGTAGCTGTCGTACATGATCGTCATCGACTGCAGTTCGCCGTCGAGCGTCGTGCCGAGATAATTGGCGGTTTCCGTGTCGTTGCCCACGTCCAGTAGGGCGATTCGGCCGCCTTGCCCCACCACGAATACGTCGCCGGTGACCCACAGATTCGCCGAGGCGGTGATCGTTTCGCCGTTGCCCACATTATACCAACTCGCTTGCACCAAGGTCTTGCCATTGCTTAATGTCGTGGCCACACCATCCGTGTTTATGGAAGCGATCGCGGTGTCCGCTATGCTCCAATCCACCGGTACATTGTTGACGTCGTTACCGGCCGTGTCTCTCCCGTTGGCCCCGTAACCAATCTCAAAGCCCACCGGCTCGGCGGTGAATTCCGGCTTAATGAACAGTTCGGTAAGATCGCCCTCGAACGGCGTGTCGTCGTCGTCGTCGTCTCCACCGGTGTCGTCGTCGCCGCTGGTGTCGTCGTCATCGTCACCTGGGGAAGGGGAGCCGCCGTTGTCGTCGTCGGCACCTGCGTCCGGGTCGTCGAGGCTGTCGTTCAATGTGCCGCTGTCGCCACCACCGCAGGCAAAGACAACCAACAAAAGCGCCAATAGCGCTACCAGGATCAGCTTGTTTTGCATCAGTCGTTCTCCTTGCGAACGTTTGCGACAGTATAGCCCTATTGAAAAATAGGACGCAAACCCTTGACGCCTGCCCGGGCACGCCGTTTACTAAGCGCTACCTGCTTACCGAAAGGACCGAAGCGTGCGC
Protein-coding regions in this window:
- a CDS encoding Mur ligase family protein; translation: MADCKLDTEAIRHIHLIAVCGAGMGSLAGMLKALGYHVTGSDVGAYPPMSEQLEALGIKILEGYDPSHLEPRPDLVVIGNAISKGNAEGDAAIAAGIDYISMTDALRLFFFRRKTLAALCGTHGKTTSTAALAWILEHGGFDPTYLVGGVMENTDASYRVGQSSLAVVEGDEYDTAWFDKVPKFVRYRPDLAVLENIEFDHADIYDDLDAVRDAFRQLVTALPAGGVLAAGIDCPNVRDLVKEASCEVVSFGFAPDARVGGEILAVSPAGMRFVLRVDGEERGPFESVLSGKHNLLNLMGVYILARRLGVSDAGFADGLATFRGIKRRQQVIGEAAGVLVIDDFAHHPTAVRVTLESLRAARPGRRLVTVFEPRTNTSRRAFFQEEYAKAFAAADLAVIVEVQALQKGLPEDVLDVARLVRELEELGTNAVYAADYDDALRIVLERAHAGDQIAFLSNGGFGKLPRRAAAALSEKEMNRAE